In the Nymphalis io chromosome 2, ilAglIoxx1.1, whole genome shotgun sequence genome, one interval contains:
- the LOC126776198 gene encoding antichymotrypsin-2-like isoform X3: MALVLGVKTISSTTMDSKALTSSIAQFSAKFCNELDKSTSVVSSPLSAEFVLALLTLGTSEPAHSELLTSLGIPGDDDIRSSFSSVSAKLKSIKGVTLKIANKVYIKEGDYDLDGQLKADAIKVFDAALEKVNFSNGAAAANLINKWVEEQTNEKIKELLSADSLNNDTRLVLLNAIYFKGTWKKQFDPAHTIEQPFHVDDKNTVDVPMMYKKDDYHYGESSELRAQMLQIPYVGDEASMLIILPRDITGLDAVMKKLADGYDLLAEMDKMYKTKVQVTIPKFKIETEIDLATVLPKLGIKAIFNSQDSGITKVLSKPEQLFVSKAVQKAFIEVNEEGAEAAAATVSAVRAKRSLRESVRVRADRPALWCVLARQTVLAALVPRPARPAPPARSEL; this comes from the exons ATGG CTCTAGTATTGGGAGTGAAAACAATATCTTCAACAACCATGGATTCCAAAGCGCTTACTTCATCTATAGCCCAGTTTTCAGCGAAGTTCTGTAAT gAACTAGATAAGAGTACTAGTGTGGTATCCTCACCTCTATCGGCAGAGTTTGTCTTAGCTCTCTTGACTTTGGGAACAAGTGAGCCTGCTCATTCAGAATTACTGACATCTCTTGGCATTCCTGGAGATGATgat ATTCGTTCTTCATTTTCTTCAGTATCAGCAAAATTGAAATCTATTAAAGGTGTGACCCTCAAAATTGCAAATAAAGTTTACATAAAAGAGGGTGATTATGATTTGGATGGGCAGTTAAAAGCAGATGCTATCAAAGTATTTGATGCTGCGCTTGAAAAAGTGAACTTCAGTAATGGTGCAGCAGCAGCTAATCTTATTAACAAATGG GTTGAGgaacaaacaaatgaaaaaattaaggaACTCCTTTCTGCAGACAGCCTCAATAATGACACACGTCTTGTACTCTTAAATGCTATTTACTTTAAG gGAACATGGAAGAAGCAGTTCGATCCGGCTCACACCATCGAGCAACCATTCCATGTCGATGATAAAAATACGGTGGATGTTCCTATGATGTATAAAAAAGACGACTACCACTACGGGGAGAGCTCAGAACTAAGAGCTCAg ATGCTTCAAATACCCTACGTGGGAGACGAGGCCAGCATGCTCATAATCCTTCCTCGCGATATCACGGGGCTCGACGCCGTGATGAAGAAGCTGGCTGACGGCTACGACTTGCTCGCCGAAATGGACAAGATGTACAAGACTAAAGTTCAAGTCACCATACCTAAATTCAAGATCGAAACAGAAATCGATCTAGCAACAGTTCTGCCCAAG CTCGGTATCAAAGCTATCTTCAACAGCCAAGATTCTGGCATCACCAAGGTTCTTAGCAAACCAGAACAATTGTTCGTGTCGAAGGCCGTCCAGAAAGCTTTCATCGAAGTCAATGAGGAGGGTGCTGAGGCCGCAGCCGCTACGG TGAGCGCGGTGCGCGCGAAGCGCTCGCTGCGGGAGAGCGTACGTGTACGCGCAGACCGGCCGGCGCTTTGGTGCGTACTGGCGCGGCAGACCGTGCTGGCGGCTCTCGTGCCCCGCCCCGCGcgccccgcgccccccgcgcgcTCGGAGCTGTAG
- the LOC126776198 gene encoding antichymotrypsin-2-like isoform X1 — MWIRKTFLLTLVLGVKTISSTTMDSKALTSSIAQFSAKFCNELDKSTSVVSSPLSAEFVLALLTLGTSEPAHSELLTSLGIPGDDDIRSSFSSVSAKLKSIKGVTLKIANKVYIKEGDYDLDGQLKADAIKVFDAALEKVNFSNGAAAANLINKWVEEQTNEKIKELLSADSLNNDTRLVLLNAIYFKGTWKKQFDPAHTIEQPFHVDDKNTVDVPMMYKKDDYHYGESSELRAQMLQIPYVGDEASMLIILPRDITGLDAVMKKLADGYDLLAEMDKMYKTKVQVTIPKFKIETEIDLATVLPKLGIKAIFNSQDSGITKVLSKPEQLFVSKAVQKAFIEVNEEGAEAAAATVSAVRAKRSLRESVRVRADRPALWCVLARQTVLAALVPRPARPAPPARSEL; from the exons ATGTGGATCAGAAAAACATTTCTactca CTCTAGTATTGGGAGTGAAAACAATATCTTCAACAACCATGGATTCCAAAGCGCTTACTTCATCTATAGCCCAGTTTTCAGCGAAGTTCTGTAAT gAACTAGATAAGAGTACTAGTGTGGTATCCTCACCTCTATCGGCAGAGTTTGTCTTAGCTCTCTTGACTTTGGGAACAAGTGAGCCTGCTCATTCAGAATTACTGACATCTCTTGGCATTCCTGGAGATGATgat ATTCGTTCTTCATTTTCTTCAGTATCAGCAAAATTGAAATCTATTAAAGGTGTGACCCTCAAAATTGCAAATAAAGTTTACATAAAAGAGGGTGATTATGATTTGGATGGGCAGTTAAAAGCAGATGCTATCAAAGTATTTGATGCTGCGCTTGAAAAAGTGAACTTCAGTAATGGTGCAGCAGCAGCTAATCTTATTAACAAATGG GTTGAGgaacaaacaaatgaaaaaattaaggaACTCCTTTCTGCAGACAGCCTCAATAATGACACACGTCTTGTACTCTTAAATGCTATTTACTTTAAG gGAACATGGAAGAAGCAGTTCGATCCGGCTCACACCATCGAGCAACCATTCCATGTCGATGATAAAAATACGGTGGATGTTCCTATGATGTATAAAAAAGACGACTACCACTACGGGGAGAGCTCAGAACTAAGAGCTCAg ATGCTTCAAATACCCTACGTGGGAGACGAGGCCAGCATGCTCATAATCCTTCCTCGCGATATCACGGGGCTCGACGCCGTGATGAAGAAGCTGGCTGACGGCTACGACTTGCTCGCCGAAATGGACAAGATGTACAAGACTAAAGTTCAAGTCACCATACCTAAATTCAAGATCGAAACAGAAATCGATCTAGCAACAGTTCTGCCCAAG CTCGGTATCAAAGCTATCTTCAACAGCCAAGATTCTGGCATCACCAAGGTTCTTAGCAAACCAGAACAATTGTTCGTGTCGAAGGCCGTCCAGAAAGCTTTCATCGAAGTCAATGAGGAGGGTGCTGAGGCCGCAGCCGCTACGG TGAGCGCGGTGCGCGCGAAGCGCTCGCTGCGGGAGAGCGTACGTGTACGCGCAGACCGGCCGGCGCTTTGGTGCGTACTGGCGCGGCAGACCGTGCTGGCGGCTCTCGTGCCCCGCCCCGCGcgccccgcgccccccgcgcgcTCGGAGCTGTAG
- the LOC126776198 gene encoding antichymotrypsin-2-like isoform X5 — protein MDSKALTSSIAQFSAKFCNELDKSTSVVSSPLSAEFVLALLTLGTSEPAHSELLTSLGIPGDDDIRSSFSSVSAKLKSIKGVTLKIANKVYIKEGDYDLDGQLKADAIKVFDAALEKVNFSNGAAAANLINKWVEEQTNEKIKELLSADSLNNDTRLVLLNAIYFKGTWKKQFDPAHTIEQPFHVDDKNTVDVPMMYKKDDYHYGESSELRAQMLQIPYVGDEASMLIILPRDITGLDAVMKKLADGYDLLAEMDKMYKTKVQVTIPKFKIETEIDLATVLPKLGIKAIFNSQDSGITKVLSKPEQLFVSKAVQKAFIEVNEEGAEAAAATVSAVRAKRSLRESVRVRADRPALWCVLARQTVLAALVPRPARPAPPARSEL, from the exons ATGGATTCCAAAGCGCTTACTTCATCTATAGCCCAGTTTTCAGCGAAGTTCTGTAAT gAACTAGATAAGAGTACTAGTGTGGTATCCTCACCTCTATCGGCAGAGTTTGTCTTAGCTCTCTTGACTTTGGGAACAAGTGAGCCTGCTCATTCAGAATTACTGACATCTCTTGGCATTCCTGGAGATGATgat ATTCGTTCTTCATTTTCTTCAGTATCAGCAAAATTGAAATCTATTAAAGGTGTGACCCTCAAAATTGCAAATAAAGTTTACATAAAAGAGGGTGATTATGATTTGGATGGGCAGTTAAAAGCAGATGCTATCAAAGTATTTGATGCTGCGCTTGAAAAAGTGAACTTCAGTAATGGTGCAGCAGCAGCTAATCTTATTAACAAATGG GTTGAGgaacaaacaaatgaaaaaattaaggaACTCCTTTCTGCAGACAGCCTCAATAATGACACACGTCTTGTACTCTTAAATGCTATTTACTTTAAG gGAACATGGAAGAAGCAGTTCGATCCGGCTCACACCATCGAGCAACCATTCCATGTCGATGATAAAAATACGGTGGATGTTCCTATGATGTATAAAAAAGACGACTACCACTACGGGGAGAGCTCAGAACTAAGAGCTCAg ATGCTTCAAATACCCTACGTGGGAGACGAGGCCAGCATGCTCATAATCCTTCCTCGCGATATCACGGGGCTCGACGCCGTGATGAAGAAGCTGGCTGACGGCTACGACTTGCTCGCCGAAATGGACAAGATGTACAAGACTAAAGTTCAAGTCACCATACCTAAATTCAAGATCGAAACAGAAATCGATCTAGCAACAGTTCTGCCCAAG CTCGGTATCAAAGCTATCTTCAACAGCCAAGATTCTGGCATCACCAAGGTTCTTAGCAAACCAGAACAATTGTTCGTGTCGAAGGCCGTCCAGAAAGCTTTCATCGAAGTCAATGAGGAGGGTGCTGAGGCCGCAGCCGCTACGG TGAGCGCGGTGCGCGCGAAGCGCTCGCTGCGGGAGAGCGTACGTGTACGCGCAGACCGGCCGGCGCTTTGGTGCGTACTGGCGCGGCAGACCGTGCTGGCGGCTCTCGTGCCCCGCCCCGCGcgccccgcgccccccgcgcgcTCGGAGCTGTAG
- the LOC126776198 gene encoding antichymotrypsin-2-like isoform X2: protein MWIRKTFLLTLVLGVKTISSTTMDSKALTSSIAQFSAKFCNELDKSTSVVSSPLSAEFVLALLTLGTSEPAHSELLTSLGIPGDDDIRSSFSSVSAKLKSIKGVTLKIANKVYIKEGDYDLDGQLKADAIKVFDAALEKVNFSNGAAAANLINKWVEEQTNEKIKELLSADSLNNDTRLVLLNAIYFKGTWKKQFDPAHTIEQPFHVDDKNTVDVPMMYKKDDYHYGESSELRAQMLQIPYVGDEASMLIILPRDITGLDAVMKKLADGYDLLAEMDKMYKTKVQVTIPKFKIETEIDLATVLPKLGIKAIFNSQDSGITKVLSKPEQLFVSKAVQKAFIEVNEEGAEAAAATAMGIMLCSAMIDEDPVLSFVADRPFLATIVSNNTIYFMATNRGK from the exons ATGTGGATCAGAAAAACATTTCTactca CTCTAGTATTGGGAGTGAAAACAATATCTTCAACAACCATGGATTCCAAAGCGCTTACTTCATCTATAGCCCAGTTTTCAGCGAAGTTCTGTAAT gAACTAGATAAGAGTACTAGTGTGGTATCCTCACCTCTATCGGCAGAGTTTGTCTTAGCTCTCTTGACTTTGGGAACAAGTGAGCCTGCTCATTCAGAATTACTGACATCTCTTGGCATTCCTGGAGATGATgat ATTCGTTCTTCATTTTCTTCAGTATCAGCAAAATTGAAATCTATTAAAGGTGTGACCCTCAAAATTGCAAATAAAGTTTACATAAAAGAGGGTGATTATGATTTGGATGGGCAGTTAAAAGCAGATGCTATCAAAGTATTTGATGCTGCGCTTGAAAAAGTGAACTTCAGTAATGGTGCAGCAGCAGCTAATCTTATTAACAAATGG GTTGAGgaacaaacaaatgaaaaaattaaggaACTCCTTTCTGCAGACAGCCTCAATAATGACACACGTCTTGTACTCTTAAATGCTATTTACTTTAAG gGAACATGGAAGAAGCAGTTCGATCCGGCTCACACCATCGAGCAACCATTCCATGTCGATGATAAAAATACGGTGGATGTTCCTATGATGTATAAAAAAGACGACTACCACTACGGGGAGAGCTCAGAACTAAGAGCTCAg ATGCTTCAAATACCCTACGTGGGAGACGAGGCCAGCATGCTCATAATCCTTCCTCGCGATATCACGGGGCTCGACGCCGTGATGAAGAAGCTGGCTGACGGCTACGACTTGCTCGCCGAAATGGACAAGATGTACAAGACTAAAGTTCAAGTCACCATACCTAAATTCAAGATCGAAACAGAAATCGATCTAGCAACAGTTCTGCCCAAG CTCGGTATCAAAGCTATCTTCAACAGCCAAGATTCTGGCATCACCAAGGTTCTTAGCAAACCAGAACAATTGTTCGTGTCGAAGGCCGTCCAGAAAGCTTTCATCGAAGTCAATGAGGAGGGTGCTGAGGCCGCAGCCGCTACGG CGATGGGCATCATGCTTTGTTCCGCGATGATAGACGAGGACCCCGTGCTGAGCTTCGTAGCGGACCGTCCCTTCCTCGCAACTATCGTATCAAACAACACTATTTATTTCATGGCAACTAACCGCGGAAAGTAA
- the LOC126776198 gene encoding antichymotrypsin-2-like isoform X4 has product MWIRKTFLLTLVLGVKTISSTTMDSKALTSSIAQFSAKFCNELDKSTSVVSSPLSAEFVLALLTLGTSEPAHSELLTSLGIPGDDDIRSSFSSVSAKLKSIKGVTLKIANKVYIKEGDYDLDGQLKADAIKVFDAALEKVNFSNGAAAANLINKWVEEQTNEKIKELLSADSLNNDTRLVLLNAIYFKGTWKKQFDPAHTIEQPFHVDDKNTVDVPMMYKKDDYHYGESSELRAQMLQIPYVGDEASMLIILPRDITGLDAVMKKLADGYDLLAEMDKMYKTKVQVTIPKFKIETEIDLATVLPKLGIKAIFNSQDSGITKVLSKPEQLFVSKAVQKAFIEVNEEGAEAAAATGMVMMLRCARPPSPRFVADRPFLYALLQDRTELFVGVYRAR; this is encoded by the exons ATGTGGATCAGAAAAACATTTCTactca CTCTAGTATTGGGAGTGAAAACAATATCTTCAACAACCATGGATTCCAAAGCGCTTACTTCATCTATAGCCCAGTTTTCAGCGAAGTTCTGTAAT gAACTAGATAAGAGTACTAGTGTGGTATCCTCACCTCTATCGGCAGAGTTTGTCTTAGCTCTCTTGACTTTGGGAACAAGTGAGCCTGCTCATTCAGAATTACTGACATCTCTTGGCATTCCTGGAGATGATgat ATTCGTTCTTCATTTTCTTCAGTATCAGCAAAATTGAAATCTATTAAAGGTGTGACCCTCAAAATTGCAAATAAAGTTTACATAAAAGAGGGTGATTATGATTTGGATGGGCAGTTAAAAGCAGATGCTATCAAAGTATTTGATGCTGCGCTTGAAAAAGTGAACTTCAGTAATGGTGCAGCAGCAGCTAATCTTATTAACAAATGG GTTGAGgaacaaacaaatgaaaaaattaaggaACTCCTTTCTGCAGACAGCCTCAATAATGACACACGTCTTGTACTCTTAAATGCTATTTACTTTAAG gGAACATGGAAGAAGCAGTTCGATCCGGCTCACACCATCGAGCAACCATTCCATGTCGATGATAAAAATACGGTGGATGTTCCTATGATGTATAAAAAAGACGACTACCACTACGGGGAGAGCTCAGAACTAAGAGCTCAg ATGCTTCAAATACCCTACGTGGGAGACGAGGCCAGCATGCTCATAATCCTTCCTCGCGATATCACGGGGCTCGACGCCGTGATGAAGAAGCTGGCTGACGGCTACGACTTGCTCGCCGAAATGGACAAGATGTACAAGACTAAAGTTCAAGTCACCATACCTAAATTCAAGATCGAAACAGAAATCGATCTAGCAACAGTTCTGCCCAAG CTCGGTATCAAAGCTATCTTCAACAGCCAAGATTCTGGCATCACCAAGGTTCTTAGCAAACCAGAACAATTGTTCGTGTCGAAGGCCGTCCAGAAAGCTTTCATCGAAGTCAATGAGGAGGGTGCTGAGGCCGCAGCCGCTACGG GCATGGTGATGATGCTGCGCTGCGCGCGCCCGCCCTCGCCGCGCTTCGTCGCCGACCGGCCCTTCCTGTACGCGCTGCTGCAGGACCGCACCGAGCTGTTCGTGGGCGTGTACCGCGCCCGCTAG